In Paraburkholderia acidisoli, one DNA window encodes the following:
- a CDS encoding SDR family NAD(P)-dependent oxidoreductase, whose amino-acid sequence MAKQLAGKIAVVTGATSGIGLATATRFAAEGAHVYITGRRQAELDAAVAAIGQVGSVTGLRVDSSKLDQLDALYARIAEEQGHIDVLFANAGGGSMVPLGDITEAHYYDTFDRNVKGTLFTVQKALPLLAERASVILTGSTAGSEGTAAFSVYAASKAAVRSFARNWILDLKDRHVRVNTIAPGATRTPGLVDLAGPDAAQQQGLLDFLASRIPLGRVGEANEIANAALFLASDESSFVNGIELFVDGGQAQV is encoded by the coding sequence ATGGCTAAGCAACTTGCAGGCAAGATCGCAGTCGTTACCGGCGCAACCAGCGGCATCGGCCTCGCCACCGCCACGCGCTTCGCCGCGGAAGGCGCGCACGTGTACATCACCGGCCGCCGCCAGGCCGAACTCGACGCGGCCGTTGCCGCGATCGGCCAGGTCGGCAGCGTGACGGGCCTGCGCGTGGATTCGTCGAAGCTCGACCAGCTCGACGCGCTCTACGCCCGCATCGCCGAAGAACAAGGCCATATCGACGTGCTGTTCGCCAACGCGGGCGGCGGCTCGATGGTGCCGCTCGGCGACATCACCGAAGCGCATTACTACGACACCTTCGACCGCAACGTGAAGGGCACGCTGTTCACGGTGCAAAAGGCGCTGCCGCTGCTCGCCGAGCGCGCCTCGGTGATCCTCACGGGCTCGACCGCCGGCAGCGAAGGCACGGCCGCGTTCAGCGTCTACGCCGCCTCGAAGGCCGCCGTGCGCTCGTTCGCCCGCAACTGGATTCTCGACCTCAAGGACCGTCACGTCCGCGTCAACACGATCGCGCCGGGCGCGACGCGCACGCCGGGTCTCGTCGATCTCGCGGGCCCCGACGCCGCGCAGCAGCAAGGTCTGCTCGACTTCCTCGCCTCGCGCATTCCGCTCGGCCGCGTGGGCGAAGCCAACGAGATCGCCAATGCCGCGCTGTTCCTTGCCTCCGACGAATCGAGCTTCGTGAACGGTATCGAACTGTTCGTCGATGGCGGTCAGGCGCAGGTGTGA